The genomic DNA CGGGTCCCCTCCGGCGTCGCGGGCGGCGCGGGCCGGGGTAGCAGGGGAGGCACCACGGACAACCGCGACAGGAAGTCCGCCAGCACCCGGAAGTGGTGGCCGCGCTCGGGAGTCATCAACACATCCGAGTCGGGCGTGAAGGGCGGCGCGCTGTGCGCCAGCACCCCCGCCCCCGAGAAGGTGGCGCTCCAGATGCCCACGTGGGTGTGATCGAACGTCCGGGGATCATCGCCGCCGTAGCCGAACTCGCCACAGAGGATGGGTTTGTCATAGCCCCAGGTCTCGGCGATCTTCCGCGAGAACTCGGCCGCCAGCGCGTGGACCTCGTAGTACTCCTTGCCGTAGAGGTGCCACTGCAACAGGTCGTTTCCCGGGTGGGCGTACCAGGGACGTTCGTCTCCATCCACGTTCCAGTGCAACCCCACCGAGCCCAGCGTGACGAGGTGCCCATACGGGTCCGCGCCGTGCCAGACCGCCGCCATGTGCTCGGCCCAGGGGATCCAGCTCGCCTCGCCGATGTTGCCGTCCCACTCGGGTTCGTTGAGCAGATCCACGGCGAGCAGGTGCGGGGAGTAGCCGTAGCGGTCGAGCACGTAGCGCAGCTTGCGCTCGGCGTTCTTCCAGAGGTCCTCGCGCTCGAAGAACTCCGTGGGCGTCGCGGCGGGGCCTCCGCGCGCGGTGCCGTGGGGATTGTCCTCCCAGCTCTTCCACGTCTCGCCCGGCGTGAAGCCGACGGCGAAGAGCGTGAAGATGACATAGACGCCGTGCCGCTCGGCGGCTTCCAGGATGGCGTCATACTCCGCGGCCACCCGCGCATCGAAGCGCCCCACCCCCGTCTCCAGACATCCCGGCTGTGGACCCGGCTCCGGCTCCTCCCGCTCGCAATCGGTGAAGATGAAGAGCCGCAAGGTGTTCATCCCGTTGCGGGCCATGTAGGCCACGTACTCGGGCGCGGGGAGCTGGCCGTGGTTCCACGCGGGATCGTAGAGGTTGAAGCGGTTCTCCCCGAGCGGGAAGAAGGGAGGGCCCTCCTCCCACGCCAGTTGGTGCGCGGACGCGAGGCTCCGGCGCACGAAGCCCCGGCGGCCGCTGGGACGCACCCGGAAGCCGCCCGAGGTCACCTCGCGCGGGCCAGAGCCCCCATCCGCGTGGATGACGTACTGGTAGGTCCCCGTCTCGCGCGGGGTGAAGCGCACCCGGAAGCCGCCTTCCGTCACGGCGAATCCCCCCACCGTCACGACCTGTCCGGAGGGCGCGGTGAAGCGGGCCTGGATGGAGACATCGTCCGGAGGGAGGGACAGCCCGGGCAGCGCGAAGTCCACCTCGAAGCGCGCGAGCCGCTCCACCTCGGCGAGCGCGGAGGGGGCGGAAGACCCCGCGCGAGGCGTGGCGCAGGCCGCCAGCGCCAGGAGCAAGAGCGACACCCGCCAGGGGGCGTGACGAAGCGGCATGCCATCTCCAGAGGGTCTATTTCGCGTAACGGCGGGTCATGCGCGCGCAGAACTCGGCGAACTCCTCGACGCGGTGGGGCGGGCTCGTGTGGTGATCGTTGATGCCGCACGACCCCGGGGTGAAGCAGTACGTCAGCGTCACGTCGAAGCCGTCGAGCGCGCTCATCTGCCGGTCGAACCAGGCCTCCGCGTTGGGCCGGTGACTGTCCGCCCAGCTCAGGCCCGTGCGCAGCTTCTTGACGCCCAGCTTCTTGAGCCACGCCACCGCGTCCTCCAGCCGGGGGTCCTCGAAGTGGAACCACTGGCAGATGCCCATCCGCGGCGTGTAGTCCGCGAAGTGGCGCAGCGCGCGCTTGGGCGTGCCGTCCTCCTTGAGGAGCCCCATGTAGAAGTGCCGGTAGTACGACGACCCCTCGGCCTCGCGGTGCCGTGTGGTCGCCGGCCAGGTCCTGGGCAAATCATAGAGGCTGTACCAGTGCACCCGGTCCACCTGGCCGAGCAACAGCTCCGCGGTGCGCCGCAGGCCGAACTCCTGCACCTCCTCGGCGCCAAAGGAGGAAACCCCCACCTCGGTCACCCAGACGGGGTGGCGCGACGCGGCGCGGATCTCGGCGATGCGCTCGGGCCACTCGTCGATCTGCCAGTGATTCCAATCGAGGGGAAAGCCGTGCACCGCCACGACGTCCACCTCGTCCAGCGCCCCCTGGCCGGACATCCGGCGGAGGAAGGCGGCGTCGATGGGAGACATGCCCCCGAGCACACGGGTGAGCGTGGGGCTCTCCGCACGCACCGCCGCGCCCGCCAGGCGCACCATGCGCGAGAAGATGCTCCAGTCCGGGTCGATCCCAAAATCCCAGTGGGACAGATTGTTGGGTTCGTTCCACAGCTTCACCGCTTCGATCATTGAAGGGTCTCCGGGTAGGCAGCGGTGGGGCGTTCGCCACGCCGGCAGAGGTAGACCTCCCGGGTGGGGCGCTCGAGGAGTTCGAATCCCGCCGAGCGGAGCATCGCCTCGGAGCAAGCCCGGTTGGGCACCCACCAGTTGGTCGGGTCCCCCGCGTAGTCGTGCTCGATGAAATGCATCTTCGGGTACTCCGGCTGATGGAAGATGGCCCTCTCGGTGATGGGGTAGTCGTTGGCGAATTCGCCCACCGCGTCACCGCCACGTTCCAATGTCTGGAAGATAAGCAGGTCCTTGACGACGTGCTCGTGGAGCAGGTCCAACGCCAGCAGCGGATGGCGCAGGTGGTAGAGCACGCCCATGAACAGGACGACGTCGAACTTCTCGCCCAGCGCGCCCACGTCATAGACGTCCATCTGGCGCAGCTCCACCTCCACGCCCATGACCTGGGTGGCGAAGCGAGCCTGCTCCAGGTAGCGCGCATCGGAGTCGATGCCCACCACCCGCGCCGCGCCGCGCCGCTTCATCTCGATGCTGTAGAACCCCGCGTTGCAGCCGATGTCGAGCACGGTCTTGCCCGTCAGGTCCGCCGGAAAGGCATGCTGGAAGCGCTTCCAGAACACCGTTGGGAAGTCGCCCAGGAAGTGATGGGGCGCCGTGCGAACCCCTTTCAGCTCCAGGTTGTGGAACCACTCCCCCAGGGAGCGCACCCGCAGCGCCACCTGCTCCGTCGTCAGTTCGTCTGGAGTCATCGTCATCCCGAAGCCAGCCTTCTCATGAAGGGTGCTCAGCGGCGACCGGCATGCCAAGGACAGACCACTAGAGGACACCTCCCAAGTCATGCGGATGACATGACCTCGGAGGACGGCCAGACTTGTCCCGTGGAACAAGGCGCCGACGAGGATTCGATGCCTACATTGCCTTCTCGGCCCATGTGGAATCCCGAGACGAGGAACAGATGACACGACCGAACTCGATCCGTCCGCCAGAGGGAAGACTCGCCGTCCTGCTGCCAGGGATGGGAGCGATCTCCAGCACGTTCATCACGGGCGTCCTGTTGGCCCGAAAGGGATTGGGGCTCCCCGTGGGCTCGCTCACGCAGATGGGCACGCTGCACGCGGGCGGCCGAAGCATCCGCATGGACGAGTACCTGCCGCT from Melittangium boletus DSM 14713 includes the following:
- a CDS encoding DUF5060 domain-containing protein yields the protein MPLRHAPWRVSLLLLALAACATPRAGSSAPSALAEVERLARFEVDFALPGLSLPPDDVSIQARFTAPSGQVVTVGGFAVTEGGFRVRFTPRETGTYQYVIHADGGSGPREVTSGGFRVRPSGRRGFVRRSLASAHQLAWEEGPPFFPLGENRFNLYDPAWNHGQLPAPEYVAYMARNGMNTLRLFIFTDCEREEPEPGPQPGCLETGVGRFDARVAAEYDAILEAAERHGVYVIFTLFAVGFTPGETWKSWEDNPHGTARGGPAATPTEFFEREDLWKNAERKLRYVLDRYGYSPHLLAVDLLNEPEWDGNIGEASWIPWAEHMAAVWHGADPYGHLVTLGSVGLHWNVDGDERPWYAHPGNDLLQWHLYGKEYYEVHALAAEFSRKIAETWGYDKPILCGEFGYGGDDPRTFDHTHVGIWSATFSGAGVLAHSAPPFTPDSDVLMTPERGHHFRVLADFLSRLSVVPPLLPRPAPPATPEGTRVWVLGRPGYQALWVLGAERGYGSTVEGATVRMEGAAGRHRVTWWNDVTGEQLHTEEVMGTREGLLLRVPGFVRHVAGVVEALPGP
- a CDS encoding glycosyl hydrolase; amino-acid sequence: MIEAVKLWNEPNNLSHWDFGIDPDWSIFSRMVRLAGAAVRAESPTLTRVLGGMSPIDAAFLRRMSGQGALDEVDVVAVHGFPLDWNHWQIDEWPERIAEIRAASRHPVWVTEVGVSSFGAEEVQEFGLRRTAELLLGQVDRVHWYSLYDLPRTWPATTRHREAEGSSYYRHFYMGLLKEDGTPKRALRHFADYTPRMGICQWFHFEDPRLEDAVAWLKKLGVKKLRTGLSWADSHRPNAEAWFDRQMSALDGFDVTLTYCFTPGSCGINDHHTSPPHRVEEFAEFCARMTRRYAK
- a CDS encoding TIGR04290 family methyltransferase produces the protein MTMTPDELTTEQVALRVRSLGEWFHNLELKGVRTAPHHFLGDFPTVFWKRFQHAFPADLTGKTVLDIGCNAGFYSIEMKRRGAARVVGIDSDARYLEQARFATQVMGVEVELRQMDVYDVGALGEKFDVVLFMGVLYHLRHPLLALDLLHEHVVKDLLIFQTLERGGDAVGEFANDYPITERAIFHQPEYPKMHFIEHDYAGDPTNWWVPNRACSEAMLRSAGFELLERPTREVYLCRRGERPTAAYPETLQ